The Tursiops truncatus isolate mTurTru1 chromosome 6, mTurTru1.mat.Y, whole genome shotgun sequence genome includes a window with the following:
- the DMRTA1 gene encoding doublesex- and mab-3-related transcription factor A1, with protein sequence MEQSQCGSRDQSGSGPPHLAPGLVAAAPPPQSPALPVPPGIPVPPTFLRPSSLFLRAAAAATAGSGGCPPPAGVERGVGAVACGYPRTPKCARCRNHGVVSALKGHKRFCRWRDCACAKCTLIAERQRVMAAQVALRRQQAQEESEARALQRLLYPGPSGPGGRSSGGSSRTENPQTTASGPATVSALGLSASRQASGLATPAFEIFQSDYTEEKQGRKESKCDSCQSGQEELVSKSHQFTLRSSPKSNDVTGKQNVRSSISENPNKDDSIQSPHPGEQSGGEESPRSLSSSDLESGNESEWAKDFTDTTVSLPTVSSRPRDPLDILTKIFPSYRRSRLEGILQFCKGDVVQAIEQVLNGKEHKPDTRDLASSGALENTAFQRASNLSLAGIGFGTLGNKSAFSPLHSTSASYGGDSSIYSLNPRLGISPLRLAYSSPGRGLSGFMSPYLTPGLAPALPFRPALDYAFSGMIRDSSYLPIKDSATGGRLYSRPNQNNM encoded by the exons ATGGAGCAGTCACAGTGTGGCAGTAGAGACCAAAGCGGCAGCGGCCCACCCCACCTGGCCCCGGGGCTGGTGGCAGCGGCCCCTCCGCCCCAGTCTCCAGCGTTACCGGTACCCCCGGGGATACCTGTTCCTCCAACTTTCCTGCGCCCGTCCAGCCTCTTTCTACGGGCAGCCGCAGCCGCCACCGCGGGAAGCGGAGGCTGCCCGCCGCCTGCCGGAGTGGAAAGGGGGGTGGGCGCCGTGGCCTGCGGCTACCCACGGACACCCAAGTGCGCCCGTTGTCGCAACCACGGAGTCGTGTCAGCCCTCAAGGGCCACAAGCGCTTCTGCCGCTGGCGGGACTGCGCGTGTGCCAAGTGCACCCTGATCGCCGAGCGCCAGCGCGTCATGGCCGCACAGGTGGCGCTGCGCAGGCAGCAGGCCCAGGAGGAGAGCGAAGCCCGGGCGCTGCAGAGGCTTCTATACCCTGGACCCTCAGGGCCCGGGGGTCGATCATCTGGAGGCAGCAGCAGAACGGAGAATCCCCAGACCACAGCAAGTGGCCCTGCGACGGTGAGTGCACTGGGACTGAGTGCCTCGAGACAGGCTAGTGGTCTGGCGACTCCTGCTTTCGAGATTTTCCAGTCAGATTATACAGAGGAAAAACAAG gACGAAAAGAGAGTAAATGTGACTCATGCCAGAGTGGACAAGAAGAACTGGTGTCTAAATCCCATCAATTTACCCTGAGATCATCTCCTAAGTCTAATGATGTCACTGGAAAACAAAACGTCAGGTCATCTATTTCAGAAAACCCAAACAAGGATGATAGCATTCAGTCTCCTCATCCTGGGGAGCAGTCAGGAGGTGAAGAGAGTCCCAGGTCCCTGTCATCGTCTGATTTGGAATCAGGAAATGAAAGTGAGTGGGCCAAAGACTTCACTGATACTACAGTCAGCCTTCCCACTGTGTCCTCTAGACCAAGAGACCCTCTTGATATCCTTACCAAGATTTTCCCAAGTTACAGACGCAGCCGTCTAGAAGGCATTCTACAGTTCTGCAAAGGGGATGTGGTCCAAGCCATTGAACAGGTcctaaatgggaaagaacacAAACCAGACACCAGGGACCTAGCAAGCTCAGGAGCCTTGGAAAATACAGCTTTTCAGAGAGCTTCGAATTTAAGTTTAGCTGGAATTGGTTTTGGAACTCTAGGAAATAAATCAGCTTTCTCTCCCCTTCACAGTACTTCTGCTTCTTATGGAGGTGATTCCAGTATCTACAGCTTAAATCCTAGACTAGGTATCAGTCCATTACGGCTGGCATATTCCTCTCCAGGAAGAGGGCTGTCTGGTTTCATGTCTCCCTACCTAACTCCTGGGTTGGCACCAGCATTGCCTTTTCGGCCAGCTTTGGATTATGCCTTTTCAGGGATGATTAGGGATTCTTCTTACCTTCCCATCAAAGATTCAGCAACTGGTGGCAGACTGTATTCAAGGCCAAATCAGAACAACATGTAA